A window of Pararhodobacter sp. genomic DNA:
GGTTATAGGCCTGAAACACAATCCCCACCCGTCGCTGCAAGCCGGTCTTGCCGAAACGCGGGTCATCCACCGGCACACCCTCCAGCAGGATCTCGCCCCAATCGGGCTCGACCAGCCGGTTGATGCAGCGCAGCAAGGTGGATTTCCCGCTGCCCGACGCGCCGATCAGGCAGACCACCTCGTGCTTGGCAACCGCCAGCGAGATCCGGTCCAGCACGAGGGTTTCGCCGAAATACTTGGTCAGGTTCCGAATCTCGATCATGCTCACCCCGCAACCTGCAAGCGCCGTGCCCGGTCGCGTTTGGTGATCCAGTCGGCCAGCCGCGCCATGGGGATTGTCGCCAGCAAGAACAGCAAGGCCGCCACCACCAGCGAGGAATAATTGAACGTGCCCGCGGTATAGATCTGCGCCTCGCGCACCGCGTCGCGCACCCCGATCACCGACAGCAGCGCCACGTCCTTTTGCAGCGCCACGACGATATTCATCAATGATGGCAGCACGTTGCGCAGTGCTTGCGGCAGAATGGCATAGATCATCACCTGCCATTCCGTCAGCCCCAGCGCGTGGGCGGCGGCGCGTTGGCCCTCATGGACCGCGTCAATGCCCGAGCGGTAAATCTCGCAGACATAGGCCGAATAGCACAGCACCATCGCCACCCCGCCCCAGAACAGCCCCGAATTGGGCAGGCCGGGAATGCGCAGCGCGGGAATGCCGAACCCGAACAGGATCACCAGCAACAGCGCCGGAAGCCCGCGAAACGTGTCGATATACAAGACAACCATCAACCGGAACGGCGCGAACCACGGCCCGCGCAGCGACCGGATCACCGCCAGCAGCAGCGCCCAGACAGCAATCGCCGCCAGAGCGATCAGCCAGACCTGCAAGTTGATCAAGAACCCCTTGGCAACGCGCGGCGCGGCGTTGATCATGTGGTCGAGGTTGAAAAACTGCGCCTGAATGCGCGGCCAGTTCTCATTGGTGGCAATCAGCCAGCCCAACAGGCCGAACACCACGACAATGCTGCCCGCGCCGATCAGGCCGGGCACCAGCGCCGTACGCCAGTCAAACCCCCGCCGCCGGGGGGGCGGCGGGGGGCTGTCATCGCGGTCAGGGATCATTCGGCGATGATCGGCAGTGTCGGGTCGGCCACCAGCCAGGTGTTGACCAGCTCCTGCACCGTGCCCGCCTCGATCAAGTGCGTCAGCGCGGCATCAACCCAGGGGATCAGCGCACTGCCCTGCGGGAACAACAACCCGTGGCCCTCGTCATTCGCATCCGGCGGTAGGATCGCAACAATCGAGGCCTCGGGCAGTTGCACGGCGGTGGCGAACAGCGCGGTCGGCACCGCCGCCACCGTGGCGTCAATCTGCCCGGCCTGCATGGCCTGGAACACGCCGACCTGATCGTCATAGACGGCCACATCCGTGGCCCCCATCACATTCTCGAGATAGGCCAGATCGGTGGTGCCGATTGCGGCGCCCCAGCGCGCCGCACGCAGGTCGGCAAAGCTGCTGGCACCGATCACCGGCGATCCCGGCAGCGCGATCACCGCCTTGTCGGACTGGTAATAGACCTGGCTGAAGCCCACCACCTCGGCCCGCGCGGGCGTCACCGAGACCTGGTTGATGGCGAAATCGAACGGCTTGTCGCCCGGCGCGATGATTTGCTCGAAGGTCAGGCGCACCCATTGCACCTGATCATGCGCAAAGCCCATCTGATCGGCCAGCGCATAGATCAACGCGCTTTCAAACCCCTCGCCGCTTTCGGGCGAATCATTCATCATCCACGGCGGATACACCGGATCCGAGGTGCCGACGGTCAACATGCCGGGATGCAACAGGCGCGCATCGTCGGGAGTGCCGGTCTCTTGGGCCTGGGCGGCAAAGGCCAGCGTCGCCGCCATCATCGCCCCCGTGGCAAGCGCGCGGATCATTGGGAATCGGTCGGACATAGGTCAGTCAGCCTCCGTATAGCGGGTGGAATTGATCACGAGGCCAAACCTTGCGTTCTTGTCGCGATCTGGCA
This region includes:
- a CDS encoding ABC transporter substrate-binding protein yields the protein MSDRFPMIRALATGAMMAATLAFAAQAQETGTPDDARLLHPGMLTVGTSDPVYPPWMMNDSPESGEGFESALIYALADQMGFAHDQVQWVRLTFEQIIAPGDKPFDFAINQVSVTPARAEVVGFSQVYYQSDKAVIALPGSPVIGASSFADLRAARWGAAIGTTDLAYLENVMGATDVAVYDDQVGVFQAMQAGQIDATVAAVPTALFATAVQLPEASIVAILPPDANDEGHGLLFPQGSALIPWVDAALTHLIEAGTVQELVNTWLVADPTLPIIAE
- a CDS encoding amino acid ABC transporter permease → MIPDRDDSPPPPPRRRGFDWRTALVPGLIGAGSIVVVFGLLGWLIATNENWPRIQAQFFNLDHMINAAPRVAKGFLINLQVWLIALAAIAVWALLLAVIRSLRGPWFAPFRLMVVLYIDTFRGLPALLLVILFGFGIPALRIPGLPNSGLFWGGVAMVLCYSAYVCEIYRSGIDAVHEGQRAAAHALGLTEWQVMIYAILPQALRNVLPSLMNIVVALQKDVALLSVIGVRDAVREAQIYTAGTFNYSSLVVAALLFLLATIPMARLADWITKRDRARRLQVAG